The Corvus cornix cornix isolate S_Up_H32 chromosome 12, ASM73873v5, whole genome shotgun sequence genome includes a window with the following:
- the SNTN gene encoding sentan, with the protein MCGCRTSVPSIKQDSVNQPAPASTKKDPLAAAGMPKGVPIAKQLTSIQALRKGSDLEKAFATAALVYNNYADPKGKLSKAETKSLLQSQFWHVIQGQENKPKYQEIISFLDEDSENKIDFEDFMFLLVSLTLMSDLLQEIKNVTTPK; encoded by the exons ATGTGTGGCTGCAGAACAAGTGTTCCCAGTATAAAACAGGATTCAGTCAAtcagccagctcctgcttccaCCAAAAAAGaccctctggctgctgcaggcatgCCCAAGGG CGTACCCATAGCCAAGCAGCTGACATCAATACAAG ccctAAGAAAAGGCTCAGACCTTGAAAAGGCTTTTGCTACAGCAGCTTTGGTGTATAACAACTATGCTGACCCCAAGGGCAAGCTCAGCAAAGCTGAAACCAAGAGCTTACTACAGTCCCAGTTTTGGCATGTCATACAG GgccaagaaaacaaaccaaaataccaggaaataatttccttcttgGATGAGGATTCAGAGAACAAAATTGATTTTGAAGATTTCATGTTCTTGTTAGTCAGTCTCACTTTAATGTCTGACCTTCTGCAGGAGATCAAAAATGTGACAACCCCTAAATGA